A single Candidatus Pacearchaeota archaeon DNA region contains:
- the gatC gene encoding Asp-tRNA(Asn)/Glu-tRNA(Gln) amidotransferase subunit GatC, producing MISEEEIRKIAKLSYLEIKDEEIDEIREKFSSILEYVKKLQELDVSDITETANLSKNENVFRGDIAKEKDVEDLLKALSRKKDNYMQVKKILYNED from the coding sequence ATGATATCAGAAGAAGAAATAAGAAAAATTGCCAAACTTTCATACTTAGAAATAAAAGATGAAGAAATAGATGAAATCAGAGAAAAATTTTCTTCTATTTTAGAATACGTAAAAAAGCTTCAAGAGCTTGATGTTTCAGACATTACTGAAACCGCTAATCTTTCTAAAAATGAAAATGTATTTAGAGGAGACATTGCAAAAGAAAAAGATGTTGAAGACTTATTAAAAGCTTTATCAAGAAAGAAAGATAATTATATGCAAGTTAAGAAGATTCTTTATAATGAAGATTGA
- a CDS encoding UDP-N-acetylglucosamine--N-acetylmuramyl-(pentapeptide) pyrophosphoryl-undecaprenol N-acetylglucosamine transferase, translating into MKRILFTGGGTGGHIFPIIAIAEEMRKRGSNFKLEYIGPSDFTSKTFLPQAKIEAHYISSGKLRRYFSIKSFFSNLFDLFIGIPFGIFQAFIIMFFIAPDVIVSKGGFGSIPVVIAGFILRIPIFMHESDVVGGLANKIGGKLSEKIFVSFPASEIEDFPKDKMIESGNPVRSTLVLGNKEEAKVKFNLIGEKPVVLILGGSQGSEKINEVILGVLVDVLQDFEIIHQTGMTGYKRVKNEAMAMIDEKLLKYYHPYFFLDERELALAYAVSECVVARSGAGTIFEIALLKKPSILIPLPGSAQNHQVRNAYSYAKNGACLVLEEGNFTPHFFFEKLKEVLKEDKELMSKAAELFSKPYAAVIVARYVLDFIE; encoded by the coding sequence ATGAAAAGAATATTATTTACAGGCGGAGGGACAGGTGGACACATTTTTCCCATTATTGCTATTGCTGAAGAAATGAGGAAAAGAGGTTCTAATTTTAAATTGGAATATATTGGGCCATCTGATTTTACTTCTAAGACCTTTTTACCCCAAGCAAAGATTGAAGCACATTATATTTCTTCTGGAAAACTAAGAAGGTATTTTTCTATTAAGTCTTTTTTTTCTAATCTGTTTGATTTATTTATCGGTATTCCTTTTGGAATTTTTCAGGCTTTTATAATAATGTTTTTTATAGCTCCCGATGTTATTGTAAGCAAGGGAGGATTTGGTTCTATTCCTGTTGTTATTGCGGGATTTATTTTAAGAATTCCAATTTTTATGCACGAATCGGATGTTGTGGGTGGCTTAGCTAATAAAATAGGAGGTAAACTTTCAGAAAAAATATTTGTTTCTTTTCCTGCCTCAGAAATTGAAGATTTTCCTAAAGACAAAATGATTGAAAGTGGTAATCCCGTAAGGAGCACTTTAGTTCTTGGGAATAAAGAAGAGGCTAAAGTTAAATTCAATTTGATAGGTGAAAAACCAGTAGTGTTGATTTTGGGGGGATCGCAGGGAAGCGAAAAAATAAATGAAGTTATTTTGGGCGTTTTAGTTGATGTACTTCAGGATTTTGAAATTATTCATCAGACGGGGATGACAGGCTACAAAAGAGTAAAAAATGAAGCCATGGCAATGATTGATGAAAAATTATTGAAATATTATCATCCATATTTTTTTCTGGACGAGAGAGAGTTAGCTCTTGCATATGCTGTTTCTGAATGTGTGGTAGCAAGATCAGGAGCAGGAACAATTTTTGAAATAGCTTTATTAAAAAAACCTAGCATTTTAATACCTCTTCCTGGTTCAGCTCAAAATCATCAAGTTAGAAATGCCTATTCTTACGCTAAAAACGGAGCTTGCTTGGTTTTAGAAGAGGGAAATTTTACTCCTCATTTCTTTTTTGAAAAATTAAAAGAAGTTCTCAAAGAAGACAAAGAATTAATGTCAAAAGCAGCAGAATTATTTTCTAAACCATATGCGGCGGTTATTGTAGCTAGATATGTATTAGATTTCATAGAATAA
- the gatA gene encoding Asp-tRNA(Asn)/Glu-tRNA(Gln) amidotransferase subunit GatA has product MDLTKLTIIEASKGLKNGDFTSVELTKAFLNKIKEKNEEVKAFITITEEMALKQAEKADKMIKIGEIYPLTGIPCAIKDNILIKNIKCTAGSKFLEDYIATYNATVIEKLEKMGVVFLGKTNLDEFAMGSSCENSAFFPTKNPRDLERVPGGSSGGSAAAVAADLCVYALGSDTGGSIRQPASFCGITGLKPTYGTVSRYGLIAYASSLDQIGPLTKNVDDAKIVFDAIKGSDPMDSTSINSDKENNLAKLKIGVPKEYFAKGLDGEVEKAIKEAIDIYKELGAEIIEISLPMSEYALACYYIIAPAEASANLARFDGLRYGKTIKDEEAEKIIDIYLKNRTEGFGKEVKKRIMLGTYTLSSGYYDAYYKRALKVRTLIRQDFEKAFEKVDAIIGPTSPCLPFKIGEKSDDPMSMYLADIYTVSVNLAGLPAISIPCGKSQSGLPIGMHLIGVPFQEEKLLSIASLFEKKYDNK; this is encoded by the coding sequence ATTGATTTAACAAAACTAACAATAATAGAAGCGAGTAAGGGACTAAAGAATGGAGATTTTACTTCAGTTGAATTAACGAAGGCTTTTTTGAATAAAATTAAGGAGAAAAATGAGGAGGTTAAGGCTTTTATCACTATTACCGAAGAAATGGCCTTAAAACAAGCAGAAAAGGCTGATAAAATGATTAAGATTGGGGAAATATACCCCTTAACTGGCATTCCTTGCGCTATTAAAGATAATATTTTAATTAAAAATATTAAATGCACAGCAGGTTCTAAATTCTTAGAAGATTATATCGCAACATATAATGCTACGGTAATTGAAAAATTGGAAAAGATGGGCGTAGTGTTTTTAGGAAAAACCAATCTTGATGAATTTGCTATGGGTTCTTCTTGTGAGAATTCAGCGTTTTTTCCTACTAAAAATCCTCGTGACTTAGAAAGAGTTCCTGGAGGCTCTTCTGGTGGTTCGGCGGCGGCAGTAGCTGCTGATCTGTGTGTCTATGCTTTGGGCTCGGATACAGGTGGTTCAATCAGGCAACCAGCTTCTTTTTGTGGCATTACTGGGTTAAAACCAACTTACGGAACTGTTTCAAGATATGGATTAATTGCCTATGCCTCTTCTTTAGATCAAATCGGACCGCTAACCAAGAACGTTGATGACGCAAAAATTGTTTTTGATGCAATAAAAGGAAGTGATCCGATGGATTCAACTAGTATTAATTCAGATAAAGAAAATAATTTGGCTAAATTAAAAATTGGAGTTCCTAAAGAATATTTTGCTAAAGGATTAGATGGGGAAGTAGAGAAAGCAATTAAAGAAGCTATTGATATTTATAAAGAGTTGGGAGCGGAAATTATAGAGATTAGTTTACCGATGAGTGAATATGCTTTAGCCTGTTATTATATTATTGCTCCAGCAGAAGCTAGTGCAAACTTAGCTCGTTTTGATGGATTAAGATACGGAAAGACAATTAAAGATGAAGAAGCAGAAAAGATAATCGATATTTATTTAAAAAATAGGACTGAAGGATTTGGAAAGGAAGTTAAGAAAAGAATCATGCTTGGAACCTATACGTTATCTTCTGGATATTATGACGCCTATTACAAAAGAGCTTTAAAGGTTAGAACATTAATCAGACAAGATTTTGAAAAAGCTTTTGAAAAAGTTGATGCAATTATCGGACCAACATCTCCTTGTTTGCCCTTTAAAATAGGGGAAAAATCAGATGATCCAATGTCGATGTATTTAGCAGACATTTATACTGTTTCTGTTAATTTAGCTGGACTTCCAGCAATATCTATTCCTTGCGGAAAATCTCAGTCAGGATTACCAATAGGGATGCATTTAATTGGAGTTCCATTTCAAGAAGAAAAATTATTAAGCATTGCTTCGTTATTTGAGAAAAAATATGACAATAAATGA
- the gltX gene encoding glutamate--tRNA ligase, producing MIAKKEEKRIRTRFAPSPTGHLHIGTIRTALFPFLFARKNKGTFILRIEDTDLERSKKEWEDELLMGLNWMGINWDEGPVVNSLDYIGGHSPYRQSERTKIYRKYLEQMLKDGHAYYCFCSKEEVEAQKQYLMSIGESPVYRGACRDLPKETVEKYLKEGKPSVIRFRTPVDTKVSFNDLIRGEIEVSTETMGDFVLAKDLDTALFNFTCAVDDVEMEITHVIRGEDHIPNTPKQILIIRALGFEEPKYAHLSLILGTDKKKLSKRTSKTSLIDYKDDGYLPEAILNFIAFLGWNPGTEKEIYSLNELIADFSIEKIQKSAAIFNVDKLDWLNGFYIRKKSLYDLTRECIPYLIKANLIKEIAVEKYLVVETNEETHLEEIEKMVALYHERLKKLSEIVELIDFCFLKELDYSAELLKWKEMSNQEIIDSLNKSKEIITALEFNQENLEKELMEEANKLTNRGNLLWPLRVALSGKNNSAGPMEIAFVLGKEKTIMRIEQAIKKLK from the coding sequence ATGATAGCTAAAAAAGAAGAAAAAAGAATAAGAACAAGATTTGCTCCGTCTCCAACTGGACATCTTCACATTGGAACAATTAGAACTGCTTTATTTCCTTTTCTTTTTGCAAGAAAAAATAAAGGAACATTTATTTTGAGAATAGAAGATACTGATTTAGAGAGGTCAAAAAAAGAATGGGAAGATGAATTATTAATGGGTCTAAATTGGATGGGAATTAATTGGGATGAGGGTCCAGTTGTTAATTCTTTAGATTACATTGGAGGGCATTCTCCATATAGACAGAGCGAAAGGACAAAGATATATAGAAAGTATTTAGAACAAATGTTGAAAGATGGTCACGCTTATTATTGTTTTTGTTCAAAAGAAGAAGTAGAGGCCCAAAAACAATATTTAATGTCTATTGGTGAATCTCCAGTTTACAGAGGAGCTTGTAGAGATTTACCTAAAGAAACAGTTGAAAAGTATTTAAAAGAAGGGAAACCATCAGTTATTCGTTTTAGAACTCCTGTCGACACTAAGGTTTCTTTTAATGATTTAATTAGAGGAGAAATTGAAGTGAGCACAGAAACGATGGGTGACTTTGTTTTAGCTAAAGATTTAGATACAGCTTTATTTAATTTTACCTGTGCGGTCGATGATGTTGAAATGGAAATTACTCATGTTATTCGTGGGGAAGACCATATTCCCAATACTCCTAAGCAGATTTTAATTATTCGTGCTTTAGGATTTGAAGAGCCTAAGTATGCCCACCTATCATTAATATTAGGAACAGATAAAAAGAAACTTTCTAAGAGAACTAGCAAAACGTCATTGATTGATTATAAAGATGATGGTTATTTACCAGAGGCGATATTAAATTTCATTGCTTTTCTAGGATGGAATCCAGGAACAGAAAAAGAAATTTATTCACTTAACGAATTGATTGCTGATTTTTCAATAGAAAAAATACAAAAGTCAGCTGCTATTTTTAATGTTGATAAGCTGGATTGGCTTAATGGTTTCTATATTCGCAAAAAGTCTCTTTACGACTTGACCAGAGAATGTATTCCTTATTTAATTAAAGCCAACTTAATCAAAGAAATTGCTGTTGAAAAGTATTTAGTTGTTGAAACTAATGAAGAGACACACCTTGAAGAAATTGAAAAGATGGTTGCTCTATATCATGAGAGACTTAAAAAACTTTCAGAAATTGTAGAATTAATCGATTTTTGTTTTTTAAAAGAATTAGATTATTCCGCTGAATTATTAAAATGGAAAGAAATGAGCAATCAAGAAATCATTGACTCATTAAATAAGTCAAAAGAAATTATTACTGCGCTTGAGTTTAATCAAGAAAATTTAGAAAAAGAACTAATGGAAGAGGCGAATAAGCTTACAAATAGGGGTAATTTATTGTGGCCATTAAGAGTGGCTCTATCTGGGAAAAATAATTCAGCTGGACCGATGGAAATAGCTTTTGTTTTGGGAAAAGAGAAGACAATTATGAGAATAGAACAAGCAATTAAAAAATTAAAATAA
- a CDS encoding response regulator: MNKILFIDDEKALIDMYHYIFEKNGYKFITTFDIQEALKMTELEKPDIILLDIIIPKSGNAVAEQGYDYLKKVKSNSKTKDIPVIVFSNLDTPQDRKRYKEMGAFAFIFKRDCSPKEVLDFINQILGQLNKK, translated from the coding sequence ATGAACAAGATACTTTTTATCGATGACGAAAAAGCATTAATAGATATGTATCATTATATTTTTGAAAAAAATGGATATAAATTTATAACAACTTTTGATATACAGGAAGCTTTAAAGATGACTGAATTAGAAAAACCAGATATTATATTATTAGATATAATTATTCCAAAGTCAGGAAATGCTGTGGCGGAACAAGGATATGATTATTTGAAGAAAGTTAAAAGCAATTCAAAAACTAAAGATATTCCAGTTATAGTCTTTAGCAACCTTGACACTCCTCAAGATCGTAAAAGATATAAAGAAATGGGAGCGTTTGCTTTCATATTTAAACGTGATTGTAGTCCCAAAGAAGTTTTAGATTTTATAAATCAAATTTTAGGACAATTGAATAAAAAATAA